Proteins found in one Labrenzia sp. VG12 genomic segment:
- a CDS encoding DUF2293 domain-containing protein: MTGGTKRQKEMRKALRALLPRVPMHDAEAILAAALAGHLRHLPPSIALWQATTSHVRHELTDYDTLLEDDYDRDAARFFVLEDMNSVLQAWGCNKQVSDAPDD, from the coding sequence ATGACGGGGGGAACCAAACGGCAGAAAGAGATGCGCAAGGCGCTGCGTGCACTTCTCCCCAGAGTTCCCATGCACGATGCCGAGGCCATCCTTGCCGCCGCCCTTGCCGGTCATCTGCGCCACCTGCCGCCCTCCATTGCCCTGTGGCAGGCCACGACAAGTCATGTCCGGCACGAACTCACCGACTACGACACATTGCTGGAGGACGACTACGACCGGGACGCCGCCCGTTTTTTCGTTCTCGAAGACATGAACTCGGTGCTACAGGCCTGGGGCTGTAACAAGCAGGTCTCGGACGCACCGGACGACTGA
- a CDS encoding bifunctional diguanylate cyclase/phosphodiesterase encodes MEKVRAFIRWMMIDPSRPDIAQAQYNELKTQIPSLYALLMVNAIAVSYTHFDAAPRYLTVGILAPILVLTTVRLAAWIRARNVVLGPDEAIRKMRQTVVLGSIVAVIYISWSLSLDSFGGPSERGHVALFIAITVIGCIFCLMHLPQAALMVMFIVTVPYLVHYLSQNEDVYNAIALNIFLVCLVILQVLFNGYHGFCKLIQSQSDLAAKQRETERLNAENARLAQTDALTDLPNRRYFFNRLEALIDQVDGTDSVFAVGVVDLDRFKPINDTYGHQLGDQLLTEVGNRLKSLGLDQVEICRLGGDEFGFLYLGELEDAAATGQTICDVICEPYRIGDLQVSVGASCGIAFYPEAGTSAHVLFDRSDYALYNSKTTSRGSTTVYSSEHEARIRSERAIESALQIADLRNEFQVHFQPIVALPERIAIGFEALARWDSPSLGKVPPDKFISIAERTGQIQRLTVCLFEKAVEQIQALPGELSLAFNLSAHDITSRETVSELLDIIRRREMDPRRITFEITETSVIGSYEIAESCLLMLRAAGVKLALDDFGTGYSSLGYLHRLPIDCVKIDRSFVAGIKDPVACGVVHSILNLCRSMQITCVVEGVEESHQCELLEAMHCRLVQGYHFARPQAFDDIREAATSSGVVHGLPLAGTEAAENQMRSRA; translated from the coding sequence ATGGAAAAAGTCCGGGCTTTCATAAGATGGATGATGATTGACCCCAGTCGTCCAGACATTGCACAGGCGCAGTACAACGAGCTGAAGACCCAGATTCCGTCCCTTTACGCCTTGCTGATGGTCAATGCCATCGCTGTTTCCTATACGCATTTCGACGCCGCGCCACGCTATCTGACCGTCGGCATCCTGGCGCCGATCCTGGTTTTGACCACGGTTCGTCTCGCAGCCTGGATCCGCGCACGCAACGTGGTGCTGGGACCGGACGAGGCGATCCGGAAGATGCGTCAGACGGTCGTGCTCGGTAGCATCGTCGCCGTCATTTATATTTCCTGGTCCCTCAGTCTCGACAGTTTCGGTGGCCCCTCCGAACGCGGCCATGTTGCCCTGTTCATCGCCATCACGGTGATCGGCTGCATCTTCTGCCTGATGCATTTGCCCCAGGCGGCCCTGATGGTCATGTTCATCGTGACCGTGCCTTACCTGGTGCACTATCTCAGCCAGAACGAAGACGTCTACAACGCCATCGCACTGAACATCTTCCTGGTCTGCCTGGTCATCCTTCAGGTGCTTTTCAATGGCTACCATGGCTTCTGCAAACTGATTCAGTCCCAGTCGGACCTGGCAGCGAAGCAACGCGAAACCGAAAGGCTGAACGCGGAAAATGCCCGCCTTGCCCAGACCGACGCCCTGACAGACCTGCCCAACCGGCGTTATTTCTTCAACAGGCTGGAGGCGCTGATCGACCAAGTGGACGGCACTGACAGTGTGTTTGCGGTCGGGGTGGTCGATCTCGACCGTTTCAAGCCGATCAACGACACTTATGGGCACCAGCTCGGTGACCAGCTGCTGACCGAAGTCGGCAACCGGCTGAAATCCCTCGGACTTGATCAGGTCGAGATCTGCCGCCTTGGGGGAGACGAATTCGGATTTCTTTATCTCGGAGAGCTGGAAGACGCGGCAGCCACGGGCCAGACAATCTGCGACGTGATTTGCGAGCCCTACCGCATCGGCGATCTGCAGGTCTCGGTCGGAGCGTCCTGCGGCATTGCCTTTTACCCGGAAGCCGGTACGTCGGCGCACGTTCTGTTCGACCGGTCCGACTACGCGCTTTACAATTCCAAGACCACGTCTCGCGGCAGCACCACGGTCTATTCGTCCGAACATGAAGCCCGCATCCGGTCCGAACGCGCCATTGAAAGTGCGTTGCAGATAGCCGATCTCCGCAACGAATTTCAGGTCCACTTTCAGCCGATCGTTGCCCTGCCCGAACGTATCGCTATCGGCTTTGAAGCCCTTGCCCGATGGGACAGCCCAAGCCTTGGCAAAGTGCCGCCGGACAAGTTCATTTCAATCGCCGAAAGAACAGGTCAAATCCAACGCCTGACCGTCTGCTTGTTCGAGAAGGCGGTCGAGCAGATCCAGGCCCTGCCCGGGGAACTCAGCCTGGCTTTCAACCTCTCGGCTCACGACATTACCTCGCGGGAAACCGTTTCGGAGCTTCTGGACATCATTCGGCGGCGGGAAATGGATCCGCGCCGCATCACGTTTGAAATCACGGAAACTTCGGTCATCGGCAGCTACGAGATTGCCGAAAGCTGCCTGTTGATGCTGCGCGCCGCAGGCGTGAAGCTGGCGCTCGACGACTTCGGCACCGGTTATTCCAGCCTTGGATATCTGCACCGTCTGCCCATCGACTGTGTCAAGATCGACCGCAGTTTCGTCGCCGGGATCAAGGACCCGGTCGCATGTGGTGTTGTGCACTCCATCTTGAACCTGTGCCGGTCGATGCAGATCACCTGCGTCGTGGAAGGGGTCGAGGAAAGCCATCAGTGCGAATTGCTGGAGGCCATGCATTGCCGTCTTGTCCAGGGCTACCATTTTGCCCGTCCGCAGGCTTTTGACGACATTCGGGAGGCCGCCACCTCAAGCGGCGTTGTCCATGGACTGCCGCTTGCAGGCACCGAAGCTGCCGAAAACCAGATGCGCAGCCGAGCCTAG
- a CDS encoding metalloregulator ArsR/SmtB family transcription factor: MADRTRTRLLNALKSSGPQTAADLATGLKVTTVAVRQHLDGLHQDELVDFEDVKGSVGRPKRVWALTSAGHQQFPDSHSNLVLGLLNGMSEIFGEDGLEKLIAHREAESRKTYSEAVAAVADLPGKLDALARLRTQEGYMAEVTRDGNGYLLIENHCSICAAATACQGFCRSELKLFKDVLGPDIQVERTEHQLSGDRRCVYRIESRA, from the coding sequence ATGGCAGATCGAACGAGAACACGTCTCTTGAATGCGCTGAAGTCGTCCGGACCGCAGACGGCCGCAGATCTTGCGACCGGGCTGAAGGTGACGACGGTTGCCGTTCGCCAGCATCTTGATGGCTTGCATCAGGATGAGCTGGTCGATTTTGAAGATGTGAAAGGATCCGTGGGGCGGCCCAAGCGGGTCTGGGCCCTGACATCCGCCGGCCACCAGCAGTTTCCGGACAGCCATTCCAACCTGGTACTGGGTCTGCTCAATGGCATGAGCGAGATCTTCGGCGAAGACGGTCTTGAAAAGCTGATCGCCCACAGGGAGGCTGAAAGCCGGAAAACCTACTCGGAGGCCGTTGCGGCCGTAGCTGACCTTCCCGGCAAGCTGGACGCACTGGCCCGGCTGCGCACACAGGAAGGCTACATGGCCGAGGTGACCAGAGACGGTAACGGTTACCTTCTCATCGAGAATCATTGTTCTATCTGCGCTGCTGCGACTGCCTGCCAGGGCTTTTGCCGCTCCGAGCTGAAGCTCTTCAAGGACGTTCTGGGTCCTGACATACAGGTTGAACGGACAGAGCATCAGCTTTCCGGCGATCGCCGCTGCGTTTACAGGATTGAATCTCGCGCCTGA
- a CDS encoding ABC transporter ATP-binding protein, whose amino-acid sequence MSPVGPALKRLLEAYFRPFETQIKPLDLPITPLPDKGPVHLVWHFAKLFRWQLAIVSVLGMLASSLGLAAIWAIAFVVDGLTSEGVRPFLEANAWLMGVFFILFVIVDPLVFLLRETFGAQTVRILLPAAMRWQAHKAVESQDLAFFEDTFAGQVASRIAQMTMSVHRQLMLAIGTIPFLTIQFGGSFMLLLALAWPLAVPVFFWILANCLVAWAAIPAYMQRSAKVAAANSRATGAMTDVYSNIAMVKLFAAEDSEAGAIRRVLGETIDTRHSENRSYILTDSAVYFLNVLLLLSVTVIGFWGMLSGFVTLGDFVAGLTVTRSLSGASSSFIGVGQSITSTLGTIRDAMPIMTSRPEITDRAGAAELEVKGGEIRFDRVAFAYQRDREPVLKDFSLKIEAGERVGLVGLSGAGKSTVISLLMRLRDVTSGSITIDGQNVRGVTQASLRSRIGVVTQDISLLNRSIRDNIRYGRPEASDEDIREIARAAEALDFIEAQKDSKDREGLDAHVGDRGVKLSGGQRQRITIARVLLKDAPILILDEATSALDSEAELAIQQNLARMMEGRTTLAVAHRLSTIAAMDRLVVMDKGRIIEEGSHRELLQQGGLYATLWERQSGGFLALSAAE is encoded by the coding sequence GTGTCACCAGTTGGGCCGGCTCTGAAACGGCTGTTGGAGGCCTATTTCCGGCCGTTCGAGACGCAGATCAAGCCGCTGGATCTGCCGATCACCCCCTTGCCGGACAAGGGGCCGGTTCATCTTGTCTGGCACTTCGCCAAGCTGTTCCGCTGGCAGCTGGCGATTGTCTCTGTTCTTGGCATGCTTGCGTCCAGCCTGGGGCTGGCCGCGATCTGGGCCATTGCCTTTGTTGTCGACGGCCTGACCAGCGAAGGCGTTCGGCCGTTTCTGGAAGCAAATGCCTGGCTTATGGGCGTCTTTTTCATCCTGTTCGTGATTGTCGATCCGCTGGTCTTCCTGCTGCGTGAGACCTTTGGCGCCCAGACCGTGCGCATCCTGCTGCCTGCCGCGATGCGCTGGCAGGCGCACAAGGCGGTGGAAAGCCAGGATCTGGCATTTTTCGAAGACACGTTCGCCGGTCAGGTCGCCTCCCGCATCGCCCAGATGACGATGTCCGTGCACCGGCAGCTGATGCTGGCAATCGGCACGATACCGTTCTTGACGATCCAGTTCGGCGGGTCGTTCATGCTGTTGCTTGCCCTGGCCTGGCCGCTGGCGGTTCCGGTTTTCTTCTGGATCCTGGCCAATTGCCTGGTCGCCTGGGCCGCCATTCCGGCGTATATGCAGCGTTCTGCAAAGGTCGCTGCCGCCAATTCCCGGGCAACCGGCGCCATGACCGATGTCTATTCCAACATCGCCATGGTCAAACTGTTCGCTGCTGAAGATTCCGAAGCCGGTGCGATCCGCAGGGTGCTGGGAGAAACCATCGACACGCGCCACAGCGAAAATCGCTCTTACATCCTGACCGACAGCGCGGTCTATTTCCTCAATGTACTGCTGTTGCTGTCGGTCACCGTGATCGGCTTCTGGGGCATGCTGTCGGGCTTTGTGACCCTCGGCGACTTTGTGGCCGGTCTGACGGTCACCCGCTCCCTGTCAGGGGCTTCCTCCAGTTTCATCGGCGTTGGCCAGTCGATCACCAGCACGCTCGGCACGATCAGGGACGCGATGCCGATCATGACCAGCCGGCCGGAAATCACAGACCGGGCCGGGGCGGCCGAGTTGGAAGTCAAGGGAGGTGAAATCCGTTTTGACAGGGTTGCCTTTGCCTATCAGCGTGACCGCGAGCCGGTCCTGAAAGATTTCAGCCTCAAGATCGAGGCCGGGGAGCGGGTCGGGCTGGTCGGCCTGTCGGGCGCCGGCAAGTCAACCGTGATTTCCCTTCTGATGCGTCTGCGCGACGTGACGTCGGGCAGCATCACGATTGACGGCCAGAATGTGCGCGGCGTGACCCAGGCCTCGCTGCGCAGCCGCATCGGCGTCGTCACCCAGGACATCTCCCTGTTGAACCGCTCCATCCGTGACAATATCCGCTATGGCAGGCCCGAGGCTTCGGACGAGGACATCCGCGAGATTGCCCGGGCTGCCGAAGCCCTGGATTTCATCGAAGCGCAGAAAGACAGCAAGGATCGCGAAGGCCTGGATGCCCATGTCGGTGACCGGGGCGTAAAGCTCTCCGGTGGCCAGCGTCAGCGCATTACCATTGCAAGGGTGCTGCTGAAAGACGCCCCGATCCTGATCCTGGACGAAGCCACATCCGCGCTCGACAGCGAAGCGGAACTGGCCATCCAGCAGAACCTTGCGCGCATGATGGAAGGGCGCACGACACTGGCTGTCGCGCACAGACTGTCGACCATTGCGGCCATGGACCGTCTTGTCGTCATGGACAAGGGCAGGATCATCGAGGAAGGCAGTCACCGGGAACTGCTGCAACAGGGCGGGCTTTACGCAACGCTCTGGGAGCGCCAGTCAGGCGGCTTTCTGGCGCTCAGCGCCGCGGAGTAA
- a CDS encoding helix-turn-helix domain-containing protein, with amino-acid sequence MDKRDRADLFRERLSDALRSRDMNRSDLARGANLDRSTVSQLLSEDAPRLPNGQALAAIATALSVSSDWLLGLSTHRGAAAEILDQAVQVAETERHPVDEHLLAWFRDAVGAKIRHVPANLPDVLKTESVLAYEYAGETLRTADQAITGTRDQRALLHRAESDMEIALSKEALEGFARGEGLWAGLTEAARRQQLDVMGHTLNELYPSLRLHLFGATDRFSAPFTVFGQKWAALYLGQRYLAFSNTRHVQLFAGHFDDLVRHALIRSHEAGQFALDLSKKV; translated from the coding sequence ATGGATAAAAGAGACCGTGCCGATCTGTTCCGGGAACGCCTGTCCGATGCCTTGCGCAGCCGGGACATGAATCGCAGCGATCTGGCGCGCGGTGCCAATCTGGACCGCTCCACGGTCTCCCAGCTTCTGTCGGAAGATGCGCCGCGCCTGCCCAATGGTCAGGCGCTTGCAGCGATTGCAACGGCGTTGAGCGTGTCCTCGGACTGGCTTCTTGGTCTGTCGACACACCGAGGAGCCGCTGCGGAAATTCTCGATCAGGCGGTGCAGGTTGCGGAGACAGAGCGCCACCCGGTGGATGAGCATCTGCTTGCCTGGTTTCGCGATGCGGTTGGCGCCAAGATCCGCCATGTACCGGCCAACCTGCCGGACGTTCTCAAGACTGAATCCGTTCTGGCCTATGAATATGCCGGCGAAACACTGCGCACGGCGGATCAGGCGATTACAGGAACGCGCGACCAGCGCGCGCTGCTGCACCGGGCGGAATCCGACATGGAAATAGCGCTCTCCAAGGAAGCGCTGGAAGGCTTTGCGCGCGGCGAGGGGCTCTGGGCCGGGTTGACGGAGGCCGCACGCCGCCAGCAGCTGGACGTCATGGGGCATACGCTGAACGAACTTTACCCGTCGTTGCGCCTTCATCTGTTCGGTGCAACAGACCGGTTTTCAGCTCCGTTTACGGTCTTCGGCCAGAAATGGGCGGCGCTTTATCTGGGGCAGCGCTATCTCGCGTTTTCCAACACCCGGCATGTCCAGCTTTTCGCGGGTCACTTCGACGATCTCGTCCGCCACGCCCTGATCCGCTCTCACGAAGCGGGGCAATTTGCGTTGGACCTGAGCAAGAAAGTCTGA
- a CDS encoding PspA/IM30 family protein produces MSEGLVTRVTRLVSGGVNQLVDSIENASPETVMAEAIREVDRAIDQVSDELAAVLANKHLANTRLGDTTTRHEELQGQVGLAVKEGRDELAEAAIARQLDLESQIPVLETAVSEASREEKELEGYIDALQARKREMEAELDNYRRSQQQTVADAASTGSAAPKNSVERKTRKAEETFDRVMKNATGLPSGQAADMASAGKLAELDELARQNRVSERLAALKAAARDG; encoded by the coding sequence ATGTCTGAAGGTCTTGTTACACGAGTAACCCGTCTTGTTTCTGGCGGTGTCAATCAACTTGTGGATTCCATTGAAAATGCGTCTCCCGAAACCGTCATGGCCGAAGCGATCCGGGAGGTTGACCGGGCCATCGACCAGGTGAGTGACGAGCTTGCCGCTGTGCTGGCCAACAAGCATCTGGCCAATACCAGGCTGGGTGACACCACCACCCGTCACGAGGAGTTGCAAGGGCAGGTGGGGCTCGCAGTCAAGGAAGGCCGGGACGAACTGGCTGAAGCGGCGATTGCCCGACAGCTGGATCTGGAAAGCCAGATTCCGGTTCTGGAAACGGCCGTGTCGGAAGCCAGCCGGGAAGAAAAGGAGCTGGAGGGCTATATCGATGCACTCCAGGCCCGCAAGCGGGAAATGGAGGCGGAGCTGGACAACTATCGCCGGTCCCAGCAGCAAACGGTCGCCGATGCCGCCAGCACCGGTTCTGCGGCGCCGAAAAACAGCGTCGAACGCAAGACCCGCAAGGCGGAGGAAACCTTTGACCGGGTCATGAAAAACGCGACCGGGCTGCCGAGCGGCCAGGCTGCAGACATGGCCAGTGCCGGCAAACTGGCGGAACTCGATGAGCTGGCACGGCAGAACCGCGTGTCCGAACGCCTCGCTGCCCTGAAGGCCGCAGCGAGAGATGGCTGA
- a CDS encoding YqiJ family protein produces MIDFILADQNTPFAVALGLMIAIALAEGVGTLMGLGLSSLIDSLLPEVDLPDVDVPDVDAPDFDADISGGALPADLEAVGAGADSSVAGPGLFGRVLGWLCFGRVPALIIFVLFLTGFGLAGYIVQSLVQSTTGWLLPGFVASGVAFAGALPFTRTTALGLSKIMPRDESDAVSRATFVGRPALIVQGNARKGLPAQARLRDPTGQSHYLQVEPDIDDEVLEQGTEIIVVRQLGATYTAIRNTNETLSGAG; encoded by the coding sequence ATGATTGATTTCATCTTAGCGGACCAGAACACGCCCTTTGCGGTTGCGCTCGGACTGATGATCGCAATCGCGCTGGCGGAAGGTGTCGGCACGTTGATGGGGCTGGGGCTGTCGAGCCTGATCGACAGCCTGCTGCCGGAAGTCGATCTGCCGGACGTGGACGTGCCGGATGTGGATGCACCGGATTTCGACGCGGACATCTCCGGCGGGGCGCTTCCCGCGGACCTGGAAGCGGTCGGTGCCGGCGCCGATTCCAGTGTCGCCGGTCCAGGCCTGTTCGGCCGGGTGCTTGGCTGGCTCTGCTTCGGCCGTGTGCCAGCGCTGATCATCTTCGTCCTGTTCCTGACGGGGTTCGGCCTTGCCGGTTACATCGTGCAAAGCCTGGTGCAATCGACTACCGGCTGGTTGTTGCCCGGTTTCGTGGCGTCCGGTGTCGCCTTTGCGGGCGCATTGCCCTTCACCAGAACCACCGCCCTGGGCCTGTCGAAAATCATGCCCAGGGACGAGAGCGACGCGGTTTCCAGAGCAACATTCGTTGGGCGCCCGGCGCTGATCGTCCAGGGCAATGCCCGCAAGGGGCTTCCTGCCCAGGCGCGCCTGCGCGATCCGACGGGTCAAAGCCACTATCTGCAGGTGGAGCCTGATATTGACGACGAGGTGCTTGAGCAGGGCACGGAGATCATCGTCGTGCGTCAGCTCGGGGCCACCTACACGGCGATCAGGAACACGAATGAAACTCTGTCCGGCGCCGGCTGA
- a CDS encoding flotillin family protein, with translation MDQIVGIVILVGVGFIALLAIGLIISRLYRRSSKEVSFVRTGFGGQRVVMNGGTLVLPVLHDIIPVNMNTLRLEVRRSNEQALITKDRMRVDVLAEFYVRVQPTIESIANAAQTLGQRTMKPEALRELVEGKFVDALRAVAAEMAMEELHEQRVNFVQKVQAAVSEDILKNGLELESVSLTGLDQTNREYFNPENAFDAEGLTKLTQAIEERRKKRNDIEQETEVLIRRKNLEAQQESLQISRDEEFAKLEQQREVEIRRAEQTSLIAKQQAEREREAEEAKIMAHQKVRHAGIESDQAVTERQIAMDQQVREREIAKERSVEAANVEKLKLIELAEQDRDIAVAAKSREKSEAEAEADEARAIAARAAEQVVTARDTEVAERDKQIELIEARKAAEMEAVAITVGAEAQKQAAVDQAEAVRTAAEAEASKLRIEAEGASEADKLRAAAQQAVYEVEAAGQRAINEAANLLSADQIAMQVRIKLLEQLPEIIAESVKPMEQIDGIKIIQVDGMTGGAAGASNGAPTNGSGGNLADQMVSSALKYRSQAPLLDAMMKEVGLDGSGLSGLTAGLGNAPSVSDEEAPAAEEVVAPTPRAAVPVKAPNADPGENFAAD, from the coding sequence ATGGACCAGATTGTTGGCATAGTCATACTCGTCGGCGTGGGCTTTATCGCCCTTCTCGCCATAGGTTTGATCATTTCCCGGCTGTATCGCCGGTCATCCAAGGAAGTCTCGTTTGTGCGGACCGGTTTCGGCGGTCAGCGGGTTGTCATGAATGGCGGCACGCTGGTCTTGCCGGTGCTGCATGACATCATCCCGGTCAACATGAACACGTTGCGCCTGGAGGTCCGCCGTTCCAACGAGCAGGCGCTCATCACCAAGGACCGCATGCGCGTTGATGTCCTGGCCGAGTTCTATGTCCGCGTACAGCCGACCATCGAGTCGATCGCCAATGCGGCGCAAACCCTCGGTCAGCGCACCATGAAACCGGAAGCCCTGCGGGAGCTGGTGGAAGGCAAGTTCGTCGATGCGCTCAGGGCCGTGGCCGCTGAAATGGCGATGGAGGAGCTGCACGAGCAGCGTGTAAACTTCGTGCAGAAGGTGCAGGCGGCCGTCTCCGAAGACATTCTGAAGAACGGTCTGGAACTGGAATCCGTTTCACTGACCGGACTCGATCAGACCAACCGCGAGTATTTCAATCCGGAAAATGCCTTTGATGCCGAAGGTCTGACCAAATTGACCCAGGCGATCGAGGAGCGTCGCAAGAAGCGCAACGACATCGAGCAGGAGACGGAGGTCCTGATCCGTCGAAAAAACCTCGAAGCGCAGCAGGAAAGTCTGCAGATCAGCCGGGACGAAGAATTCGCCAAGCTGGAACAGCAGCGCGAGGTGGAAATTCGCCGGGCCGAACAGACCTCGCTCATTGCAAAGCAGCAGGCTGAGCGCGAGCGTGAGGCGGAAGAAGCCAAGATCATGGCCCACCAGAAAGTGCGTCATGCGGGCATTGAGTCCGACCAGGCCGTTACCGAGCGTCAGATCGCCATGGACCAGCAGGTGCGGGAGCGCGAGATCGCCAAGGAGCGCAGCGTCGAGGCGGCCAATGTCGAGAAGCTGAAGCTGATCGAGCTGGCCGAGCAGGACCGTGACATCGCTGTTGCTGCCAAATCCCGCGAAAAGTCCGAGGCCGAGGCGGAAGCGGATGAAGCCCGCGCCATTGCCGCCCGTGCTGCCGAGCAGGTCGTCACGGCCCGTGACACGGAAGTCGCCGAGCGTGACAAGCAGATCGAGCTGATCGAGGCGCGCAAGGCAGCGGAAATGGAAGCTGTCGCGATTACGGTCGGTGCGGAAGCCCAGAAACAGGCTGCCGTCGATCAGGCCGAAGCGGTTCGCACTGCAGCCGAGGCCGAGGCCTCCAAGCTGCGTATCGAGGCGGAAGGTGCTTCTGAAGCCGACAAGCTGCGGGCGGCGGCTCAGCAGGCTGTCTACGAAGTGGAAGCGGCCGGTCAGCGTGCGATCAACGAGGCAGCCAATCTGCTGTCCGCGGATCAGATCGCCATGCAGGTGCGTATCAAGCTTCTGGAGCAGCTGCCTGAGATCATTGCCGAAAGCGTCAAGCCGATGGAGCAGATCGACGGCATCAAGATCATCCAGGTCGATGGCATGACCGGTGGTGCGGCTGGCGCTTCCAACGGCGCACCGACCAACGGATCCGGCGGCAATCTCGCCGACCAGATGGTCTCTTCGGCCCTGAAATACCGCTCCCAGGCTCCGCTCCTGGACGCGATGATGAAGGAAGTCGGTCTGGACGGCTCGGGCCTGTCGGGTCTGACGGCCGGGCTTGGAAACGCGCCCTCCGTATCGGACGAGGAAGCTCCGGCCGCGGAGGAAGTTGTTGCTCCTACTCCCAGAGCGGCTGTTCCGGTCAAAGCGCCCAACGCAGATCCCGGCGAGAACTTCGCTGCGGATTGA
- a CDS encoding FMN-binding glutamate synthase family protein, which yields MEARPLFPARYTVFVLCLALTFLFFVLMFAVNIHFFWPFLVFAVLSVIGYIDTHQTRHAVLRNYPVAGHFRFLFEAIRPELRQYFFESNQDGRPFSRERRSMVYDRAKNIEDVLPFGTELDVYDGSYGWVNHSICPRPHTDGDMRVTIGGPDCKLPYSASLYNISAMSFGSLSGNAILALNKGAKVGGFYHDTGEGSVSRYHREGGGDLVWELGSGYFGCRAEDGTFDAEKFQKQAADPQIKMIEIKMSQGAKPGHGGVLPGPKVTEEIAEARGIPIGKDCISPSSHSAFSTPLELLDFIAELRRLSGGKPVGFKLCIGHRWEFMAIVKAMLKTGIKPDFIVVDGAEGGTGAAPVEFANRLGTPLRQGLTFVHNCLVGTGLRDDIRIGASGKLISAFDIAGVMALGADWVNSARGFMFAVGCIQSQSCHTNKCPTGVATQDPLRQKALDVPDKSQRVANFHRNTIKALKDFTAAAGFEHPKDFKPEHFYLREGLREILPASAALPWLKKNALLSDDHDIPGYSTYWAMAEAESFQASKSVEAARALQHHKGHH from the coding sequence ATGGAGGCCCGGCCCTTGTTTCCTGCCCGCTATACCGTTTTTGTGCTTTGCCTTGCACTTACCTTCCTGTTTTTCGTGTTGATGTTCGCCGTGAACATCCATTTTTTCTGGCCGTTTCTGGTCTTTGCCGTGTTGTCGGTCATCGGCTATATCGATACGCACCAGACGCGTCACGCGGTTCTGCGCAATTACCCGGTTGCCGGACATTTCCGCTTCCTGTTTGAGGCGATCCGGCCGGAATTGCGCCAGTATTTCTTCGAGAGCAACCAGGATGGGCGCCCGTTTTCCCGCGAGCGCCGCTCGATGGTCTACGACCGCGCGAAGAACATCGAGGACGTGCTGCCCTTCGGCACCGAGCTCGACGTTTACGACGGCTCCTATGGCTGGGTGAACCACTCCATCTGCCCGAGGCCGCATACCGATGGCGACATGCGCGTGACGATCGGCGGGCCGGATTGCAAGCTGCCCTATTCGGCATCGCTCTACAACATCTCCGCCATGAGTTTCGGCTCCCTGTCCGGAAACGCGATTTTGGCACTCAACAAGGGCGCAAAGGTGGGCGGCTTCTATCACGACACGGGAGAAGGCAGCGTCTCGCGCTATCACAGGGAAGGCGGCGGCGATCTCGTCTGGGAACTGGGCAGCGGCTATTTCGGCTGCCGGGCCGAGGACGGCACATTCGACGCGGAGAAGTTTCAGAAACAGGCAGCAGATCCCCAGATCAAGATGATCGAAATCAAGATGAGCCAGGGCGCCAAACCCGGCCATGGTGGTGTGCTGCCAGGACCGAAAGTGACGGAGGAAATCGCCGAGGCCCGCGGCATCCCGATCGGCAAGGACTGCATCTCTCCGTCGTCTCACTCCGCCTTTTCCACCCCACTGGAACTGCTCGACTTCATTGCCGAACTGCGCAGGCTTTCCGGCGGCAAGCCGGTCGGTTTCAAGCTCTGCATCGGCCACCGCTGGGAGTTCATGGCCATCGTCAAGGCCATGCTGAAGACAGGCATCAAGCCGGATTTCATCGTCGTCGACGGCGCGGAGGGCGGCACCGGGGCAGCCCCGGTCGAGTTCGCAAATCGCCTCGGAACGCCGCTGCGCCAGGGCCTGACCTTCGTGCACAATTGCCTGGTCGGCACGGGCCTGCGTGACGACATCCGGATCGGTGCCAGCGGCAAGCTGATCAGCGCCTTTGATATTGCCGGCGTCATGGCGCTCGGCGCCGACTGGGTCAATTCCGCCCGCGGCTTCATGTTCGCCGTCGGCTGTATCCAGTCGCAGAGCTGCCACACCAACAAGTGCCCGACCGGCGTTGCAACCCAGGACCCGCTGCGCCAGAAGGCACTGGATGTTCCGGACAAGTCCCAGCGTGTCGCCAACTTCCACCGCAACACTATCAAGGCGCTGAAAGACTTCACGGCCGCAGCCGGCTTCGAACATCCGAAAGATTTCAAGCCGGAACACTTTTATCTGCGCGAGGGCTTGCGAGAGATCCTGCCGGCCAGCGCAGCCCTGCCCTGGCTCAAGAAAAACGCCCTCCTGAGCGATGACCATGACATACCGGGCTATTCCACCTATTGGGCGATGGCGGAAGCGGAAAGCTTCCAGGCGTCCAAATCCGTCGAAGCGGCCAGGGCCTTACAGCATCACAAGGGGCATCACTAG